The genomic region TCCCAGCCATACATCCACAAAGCAGAGGTAGCTGGGACAATTGGGAGAGTGGAAGATATTAGCTTCCCATCAACCTGGAACTCTTGTTTAAAagataatagaaataaattagtAAACATTGCTgtttacagaaatagaaataatttctGTTTCCAAAGGCCTCTCATCATCCAAGTCTGGACATTTCCAAGACTGCCACCCTGGGTACCATCGCCAAAGTCCGCCCTAGTCAACGACTGCGACATCAGAGTCTTTTTGGACTGGGAGTTCCTCAAGCCTCAGAGAATTCAGTTCCATGGAAGGAAGAATCTTCAGTACGTTGAAGAGTACCGGAAGTTCATCCCTTCTCCTCGGTTCCTAACTGACTGCTTTGAAGCACCAGTTCCTTTCAGATGGTAATTGCCTTCCTTTCAGATGGTAATTGCGTTGCAAGACTTCCGACTATCTTCGGGCTCCCAGACCTTCTCCAGAGTCCCACAGCCTTGTCTGGAACCCATCCTCAGAGCGGAGCAACCAGTCTGTGCCTTTGTCTAACGACCCTGGAACATAGGAATCGGCAGAGAGAAAAGGACTTGGCCTGGGcaggagtgtgggggagggggctgtgcTCGAGGGAAAGACAGACTGCAAGGACAGTCCTACAGTCAAGCAGTGAAGCTGGTCTCCTGGCCAGAGCCAGAGCTGGAGTCGGAACCAGAGCTTTCCGCCATGGCTGGGGGTGCGGGGCGGGGGGTGCGGCGACGCCCCCGGTACTCGATCATGTCGGGATGGTAAGTCGGATGGCGACGGGCATGCTTGGTCAAGTGGTCGCTTCGGGAGAACTGCTTGGGGCACAGCGGGCAGGAGAAGCGCTTTTCACCCGTGTGCGTCCTGTAGTGGCGGGCCAGCTCGTCAGAACGCGTAAACTTCTTGTCGCAGTCGAGCCAGTCGCAGGAGAAGGGGCGTTCCCCCGTGTGGGTGCGTTGGTGTGACTTGAGGTGCGAAGACTTGTAATAGGCTTTGTTGCAACCCGGAAAGGCGCACTGGTGTCGCTTGGATGCGGGTGTAATCGGCCTTTTCCGGAACGTCGGGCCCATTGCTGGCGAGGGGCGGGCCCCTGGGGGCCCCTCGGGCCCCTCGGGCCCCTCTCCGCTGTCATCGGGGTCTTCTTGGGCTTCAGGTGCACTCAGGATGGCAGGTTCACCCCAGGAGCTCTCAGCTCCGGAGTACTCCTCCTCCAAGAAGACCGGGAACGGCTCCGAGCACCCAGTGGGGCTGGAGCACCAAGTCGGCTCGCAGCAGCTAGTTGAGGCACACGGGACTTCTCCCGAGGTCTCCCGGGAGCCTTCCACCGCACTGCAGCTTAGATCCGCCAAAGCGCTCGCAGCCAACAGGTGGGGGGCTCCATCGTCCTCGCCAGGGTTAGCGGAGGGGATCTGGAGGACCGGGGGGATCCACAGCACCCCCCGTGTCCCGGAACCCGTCCCCGCCGACTCCCGTGGCACCTCACCCACCTCGGCGACAGCTGCGGCTCCCGCTCCCTCGGGGTTCGTTGCGCGCTGGTGCAGCACGGGTCCGGTGGACATAGACACCAGGCACTCGGCTGCGAAGTAGTCCAGGCAAGCCACGGCGGCTGACATGCTGGCGGCGCCCGGTTGCGGGCGAGCGCCGTCCGAGCGCGGCCCGCCGCGGGCTGGAGAGTCTTCCGGAGCGTCCGTCCCGCCGCTCGGAGCCGGACAAGCCGGAGACCGGTGCGCACCGCTTGCTGTCCCGCAGCCGCCGCTGCCGGCGCTGAACCCGCCCCGCTTGACGCGCCCCTGACTCTCTGGACCCTGCGGGGGTGGTGGGGATACGCCCCGGCCCGAGGACACCCCTGGATCGCGCTGCCGCGCGAGCTAAGGCTTTCCCAGCAGCCTGAGAAATTATCTTGTCTGCGCTTTCTCTCCGCTGCTGGCGAGCCAGGTAATTTCAATGCGCGCAAGTCCCGGATCGCAACTTCTGGGCAGCCTGCCGGTCTCGCCCCCCCGCGCCCCTGGTCCCTGGCCAGCTGGGTGTCCAGCGGAGTcctagaaactttttttttcctttaaggggGGGCGAAAAAAAGCCGCGTTCGTACCTGATTTGTCTTTCGCTTCGCAAACGCGATCGCTGGCGAAGTGGGCTGGGATTGCGTTTGACTCGCGTCCACCGCTCGCTGCCCAAATTGAAAATAGCCCCAAGTCTGCATCCAAAAGAAAACGGGGGCGAAACAAAGTTTTCTCATTTAGCAGTTCGGCTGTTAATGCAGGATCGGCAGCCGTGTCCTAAACAGATCCACCACGTAGCCACTAATTAATAGCGTTTTGAAGCAGAAACGTTTTTAACCCTGGCGAGTGCGAAGAATCCTCCCGGCTTGAAATAGAAACTTAAAATCCTTGGAGTAACGATTTAACTATTCAAGCAACGAAAGAAAAACGCATGTTTAAACTGCATTAACCTGTCACAGGCACACAAACAAATTTCCGCGCTGAAATATAAATTACAGACTAGCAGCGAGATAAACACATTAAAATGGACTCCCACAATTTTAATAATAGAAAGTCGCGTTTCCAATTAGGCAgcgtcttttatttctcttttgacaaaaatttaaaaataagaaaatgcagcAAAATGATATAGAATGTTCATCCAGTGGTTTGTGATTGTGGAgggctttttctttgtttataatcAAATATGTGAATAATTGCTATTACACGTCTTCACTGCCTTATTTGCTCTCCccctttttcaatttttaaaattaaaaaacccacagaaaataaacaggatCATTTCTAAACATAGCCCTGCCACAGTTTGGGATGTACACAGGCTTTAGTTTTATAATATGAAGCTCTGTGCATTTTGTTTGCAATGCttcagtgttttttttcctttggaaaattaaaatgatacaCATGCATCAAGAATAACTTATGTCCATATGCTTAATGACTAGAATAATCAAATATGATATTTTTGTCGTGTTTGCTTCGCATTTTTCACTTATATTAAACATTCAGAGAGGGCTGACTGTCTGGctgtcccttttcttctccccggTACGTTCTTTTCCTCGCAGCTACTCGTTATGGTAAAGTGCAGTGTATCCTCTTCCAACACTTGCTATACCTTATTGCCCAGTCACCTATGTATGTAAATACGTTTATGAAGCCTTGTTGGGGTAGTTGCAATTTTTAACAAATGCTGCAGTGCTGCACTTTCTGCAGCTTGCTTCTCtcagtgtgatttttttcatgctGATACCTGTAGAGCTGCTTATTCATTTGAGCTGCCTTAAAATaattccaaagccacagagaaaccctgtctcgaaaaaccaaaaaaaaaaaaaataaataatactggCAGCTGTACTGTTATTAAGGAGAGCCAGTTCTAAAACTGATGATTTTTGCTAAAGGTATTTGCCTCAAATTTTCATATGCTGCAGCAATCTTTACAGGAAAATTCTACCAGAATGATTTTCTACCTGTTTCTCTTTTCAAGTTGTGATTTAGAAAAACatgtaaagatatttttaaatgctgaaaGAAGAGAATACAAGCGTACCTGTCTTCTGTAATTGATAAATGTTATCATTCTGTCATATCTGTTTCAGATCTTCTTTTATCATTTCTGCTCCCTTTGCCTGCCTCCCTGGCAGCACTCCCCACCCTTTCCCCCAAAGGCAAACACTATCATGAATTTGGTATGCAATTTGCAATTTAGGCTGCGCACTTTCAGCTGCATATAAATCTATATGAgacactgctttttaaaaatgcataccCATGGTTTTAGGCTGTATATATTATTCTTCAGCTTGTTTCTTCCTTCttggtatgtttttattttttcctattcatGTTGCTAAATATAAATGTAgttcattaattttaattattccaTCTTAGATCCAGGCATATGAATGTGTCCTGTTTATCGATGGTCCTATTGATGAGTGTTGGAGTTGCTGCCAATATTTTGATATTAACTGGTGCATGTTTGTCTTGCTCATATGTAAGACTTTCTCCATGTGTGTACCTAGAGAGGCACTGCTAGGCAGCACTCCACTTTTGGAGTTTTATTAGGCACTGCCAAATGACTCTCCAGTTTGCACACCCATCAGTAGTGGGTGAGAGGTTCTGTCTCCCTCACGACATTAAACACTTTCTAGATGTAGACTTATTTCTGCcgatttgattttttaaataccCAGtatcttgttattttatttgaatttccctCACTGCTAGTGAGGCTGGGCATTTTTCTGCATATTTATTGGCTGTTGAAGTTTCCAAGTCTGTGATTTGTTTTCCCATAGCCTTTGTCATTTTTCCAATAGGCTATGTATGCTTTTTATCTTTCATCCCTTAGATTTATAGTGTCTCTTGCATATGTACATTGAACATATTGTCCCAATCTATAGCTTGTCTTTTAACTTTTGATGTCTTctgtattataaaaaaaaaaatgtaaaatgtagtTGTGGTCACACTGATCCCTtagaaaccaccaccaccaccaccaacgacaaccacaacaacaacaacagtttTTGCCGCATCTGTATCATTTAAGCAACACCTCCACACCTGATGCATGAAGTTGCACGTCTTTCTCTCTGGTGTTTTCCTTTCCACTTGTGAAAAGCAGGAGTTCATTTCAGTCCCCTCTCCCCAACCATGGAAAGCCTGCTGTGACCTGATTTGCTGAGCAGTCATCCTGTGTCTATTAATGTGTAATAGCACCATGATTGCAAATTAAAATTCCATATATTCATGGAACTGTTCCTAGTCTGTCCTTTTCCATGGATCAAACCAATTCTGAGCCAATAACACACTCTTAATTACCGCGGCTTGATAATAAGTCGTAATTACGATGGCCTGATAGTTACTCCTGATGTACAGAAGGATGTGCCCCTTCTAGTTCACTTTTGCAACTGCACTGACCATTTTTAGACTTCACCCCTATACTAACTTTAGCATCAGTTTGTCAGATTCTAAAGAAAAGTATTTTGCTGGGTTAACAATTTAATTTGAGGAGCCATGATATTTTTATAAAGCCAAGTGATCCAGTTCATGAATATCATTCTGATTTTCAAGCATCCTTCaataacattttataatttgtttgcAGAATGCctgtgcctgtttgtttgttccccCCCGGGGGGGCCCTTACAGCTTTTGTTATCATGACAgttggataattttttttattaaaaatgtaatttactgATTGCTGTTTATGAAAGGGCTAATGATCTTATTTAAAAGGCAAATATtcttattagtttatttttagaaGACTTTTGTGTTTTTCATGTAGATTAACATGTGATCAGTAAGTAACACCCTTGATGTCTTTCCCACCTTAATCTCACCGCGTGTGCTGGGACCTCCCGTGCAGTAAGAGTGCTGGGAGGCGCTCACCCATTTCTGTCTCATTGGGGATATATCTGGTGTCCACCCTGCTTATCCTGATTGctgtgcatttttttaaatagaacccTTATCAAGTTAGGGTATTTTTTTCTATCCAACTTGTGTTTATAGTAGGcctctttttaaaatgagatgggtactataattttattatatactttTCCTCAGACCGTTGAAGCAGTTATAGATTTTGTTTTGGGATGTTAAAGCAACAGGTCATGTTGATAGATTTTTCCAGCGTGAGCCTGTTGACTCTCTAAGATAAAGCAACGGTGCTTTCCATAAACTACTGTTACATTTTCAATGCACTGCTTCAaacaatctatctatctatctatcatctatctatctacctatctatctatcatctatctatctatctgtctgtctgtctatgtatctatatatagatatttattttaGCATCTTATTCACAAGTAAAGGCTTAGGGTTTCCCTTTCTTATACTGTGCTTGAGTGTTGACTGGTATCAGGGCTATATTACCTTTGCAAAAAATGCATttggaaaattttttcttttccaattttctcTGACAGTTTGCTTCTGATAGCTATTACTTCCTCGAATGTTTAGTGAATCTCATCTGTGAAGCTAccatattttgaaaatttaatacaatttctctatCCTCTAAATCATTTTGGTAATTCAGCTTTCtcttaaaaatagatatattcaAATCTACAAAATTTTGAAATTTGGCTCATAGTATCTCATTTTAACGTGTACTGCTATTTCTGTTGTCATACCCCATTTTTGTtccatatatatctatgtatagtgaactctttttttcctaaataaacaaaggtttatttatatttttttacgaGCCTGTTGCTAtttgtgatcctttcaaatgggcAGCTTTGGTtgacaatatatatattttttaaatatggagACACATGTTTACTTCCTGGGCTTCTTTTTCTCAACCCCTGACACTCGGGCTGAGTGTCCACTTCACTGTGATTTCTCAAACATTCAGTTTTCAGAAGGGCGCTCTTCCTGGATTTCCCGGCTATTAGGTCACTTGAACCCTTCTGTAGCCAGTGTTTATTGGGGAAGCTCTTGGGATTTGGCTCTTGGAAGTACAATTGAGGATGATTTGAACTGAAAAGTAGAATAAGGGTGATTTCTCAATGTGGTGTATACAGTGGCCTGGAAATAAATGTTACTAAGATAATCTTGCAAGCCCGTTCAGAGACTCCCAGGAACATCACACAGATGTCCTGGAAGACCATCTCGACATCCCCCTATGACCTAATGATTCCGTGCAGGAAAGCAGTAGGAATTCAATAAGGACACACAGAATAGATGAATGATCACCAGTCTCAAAAAGACAGCTTTCCTGGAAACACTGTGAACCCAGCTGCATCTGGTTCAGTCTGGTTCCTCTTTGTCAAAAGCAGGTCCATTCCTGGTCTGGGCCTTTTCTTCTCCCAGTTCCAGTTCCTCACAggcttcctccctctccaggctCTTTTGTCcttgtctctttacagcaatttGAGTCAATATCAAATAATGGACTAatagctttaattttaaaaatcccccCTCAATACATCAGACACAATAACTATATTGCCTTTCAGACGCGCGTTTCTTGAGCCTGAATGCATTCTCCGCCACCCCTTCCTTACCCTTGTGTATTACTAAGGCCACTTTAGCATTAGCCCTCTCTCTTTTCTACAGAGATTGTCCTGGTTACGATAATGCAGACGCCTCGCAGTGTGTCGGTGCTCAGCCCCACTGAGCTATATGCCGAAGAATGGCAAACTTGGTTATAGATACCTTACCACAATAAAATCttgcttaaaaataataataacccccccccccgggtCCTCTCATTGCTAAATCCAACCACCAAGTAACTAGCGTTCTCAGAGCTGAGCAGTTGAGCAATCCCGAAACGTTCTCGTCTCTTGGCTTCCGTAACCCGACATTCTTTGAGGCTTTCTTCATTTCTTGGTTCTTTAGCAGTTTAAGTCTTAATTActcattttttcctgttttacttCACCTCTAAAATTTTAAGTTCTGCAGAGCTGTCTCCCAGGctaccttccctgtctctctaGGTAATGTATAGTACTTCCCATGATTTAAGTACATAGGTACACTCTTAACTTTGGAAATTATGATCTCTCACCCAGATCTCTTTTCCAGAGATGCCAGGTTCAAATCCATCTAACCCCTTGGTAACACCCCAACCCTCCTGACGTGTCTAACAGATATTTCAGACAATAGGTTCGGAAGTTGAATTCTTGCGCATTCTCTCCGTCTCAGCCTCCAGCACTCCTAGCAAGCTTGCCAAGCTTCTCACAGCTTTCCACATGAGTCCCACATGTAACTCATCTCAAGTCTGCTCAGTTTTACCTTCAAACTAGATCTGCATCGTCCACGTCGCTCATTTTCCCTACCAGCATCCTACTCCAAACCGT from Microtus pennsylvanicus isolate mMicPen1 chromosome 19, mMicPen1.hap1, whole genome shotgun sequence harbors:
- the Klf14 gene encoding Krueppel-like factor 14; protein product: MSAAVACLDYFAAECLVSMSTGPVLHQRATNPEGAGAAAVAEVGEVPRESAGTGSGTRGVLWIPPVLQIPSANPGEDDGAPHLLAASALADLSCSAVEGSRETSGEVPCASTSCCEPTWCSSPTGCSEPFPVFLEEEYSGAESSWGEPAILSAPEAQEDPDDSGEGPEGPEGPPGARPSPAMGPTFRKRPITPASKRHQCAFPGCNKAYYKSSHLKSHQRTHTGERPFSCDWLDCDKKFTRSDELARHYRTHTGEKRFSCPLCPKQFSRSDHLTKHARRHPTYHPDMIEYRGRRRTPRPAPPAMAESSGSDSSSGSGQETSFTA